The sequence below is a genomic window from Hyperolius riggenbachi isolate aHypRig1 chromosome 7, aHypRig1.pri, whole genome shotgun sequence.
ACAGATAATTGGTGGTACCTGGATGTGCAAAGCACAAACTAAGCATGTACGGTACATTATTAGAAGATGGCACagagcagaggagcaggagaTCTCTGTCTTACCTTACTCCTATAAATATACTAATACTGGTGAGCTAATTGGCCCCCGTTTTCCAAAAACTGGCCAGAAtctgaaggtgcccattaatgatataaACTtgatacaatcttaccacttctttgTAATGTAAGGAAGCACCTTCAATATTCATAGAATATgtcctcagtttactcttctactacatagatctgGCAAGTTTCTACAATCCATATTGTATCATTGATGGCCACCTTATGGAAGGGGCATCAGAcgatgactacggtaggatttaAATTCTGATgggctctgaggaacagttaaggaCAAGAGTATGTGCTCTATAATGGAATCGATATATAAGTACATGATAATAATTGGAAATTGTGGTTGTAAACTTTTGGTTCATGCAAGTATCTCAATGACTGTAGCTATACGTGATTAGCTCTAGTCCATCAAACTTAACTGAGGGTTAAAAGAGGGGGTCTAATTTTTGTGCACTTTTGGAAAAGCTTTTAATATTTTACATGAAGCTGGGGGTATTAGGGTGCTCATGGTGGGATCTGATTAAAGCTTACccttaatattcttacactaatatGAACAGTATTGGCTATGTATCCTTTACACGTATTGAGTATTCAGTTTATCAATTCAGACATTGTTAGGAACATCACTGAAATAATAGTAGCAggttatgtgtttacatgtagatTTCATCAGGGAACAAAGTGTCTGCAAAGGTAATGTCAGGCTTTTATGAAAGTTTTCAAATAATTTCTCAACTTCTCAATGTGAGCTCCTGAATCCTGCCAGAAACatgtttttttcattatttctGCTCCTTTAAATTTCTACAATTTTAGGTTTACTGATTCGTTAAAGAATCAAACCGCAAAGTACAAATTATACTGTTGATTTAGAAACGGTGTGTCTGCAGGCTAACCTGATATGCCCCAACTGCTATCACACTTGATTCATGGCTTGGAGAGCTGACAGCTGCTCATTGTGCTGAGCTTGCTACGTTGCTATTTGTTGGTGTAACTTATTTGCAGCAATATTAAGTGCAAACAATGGCAATGCAGTTTCAAGCCAAGaacacatttttttcccctaGGCTTAACAGTTATATTTGGATTACTTGGAAATGTGGATTACTTAAAACTACTGGGGGTAGTTATTATTTTATGATTGTGTGCCCACATGTCTACAAAGCATTGACAGCTCTCACTGCGATGATTGAATGCTACAAAGGCTTGTGGAAGTAAAGGTGGCCAAGACAAGTGTTCAGTGTAATTTGGAAAAATTTCTTGATCTGCCTCGCAATGTAATGGTACTCTCcgggtcggatttaccataagacactgtaggcatgtgcctacaggcgtctgttgATGCAAAGGCGGCTCATTcctctcccccagtgcctccctccctccttccctatgcagagcgtACATGAtatgttactcacccagctcttggcattctacTGATGAGATCACCCTGCAATTagttacctaatgctaagggacacccgtAGCTATAAcgggcaagggaaataagggagaagtgaccaggccagccagcacacttgtggtgaggttcggcgggggtttgtaggttcatggagggcaaggtctagggtgccaggacatctgtgcctataggcaactgtgttgtaaatctgggcctgggtaCTCTGGTTAACAAGACAGAGGCAAACTACCTCCTATTGAAATTGATTTTTGCGTATTCTAGATTTGTCTGACACAAAACATTTAGAAATAAATAGATGACACATTTCGATTCAGGTGATTTTTGGGTGCAGGGTTCGTCAAGCTGTGTTAATTGTTGGCAGTGATTTAGGCTCCTGATGCGGATAGTAGCTGATCGGCTACTACAGAGGTGATAATGGTTGTAACCGATTGTAGAAGGTGGGCTAAAACTGGTGGCCATTCGGGCTTCAGGTTAGTGGTATGAattgggttagttttaggcacttgaagggggggggggtcacaaactcaccaatggagagggaaggctctggattctaTAGATGTTTTCCTGTCCTCTCTTGCTGTCTTGGTTCCAGTTCTGCCCCCGATTTGAATTTACCACCTCTGGGAGCCTTTGGAAGGCTTCAGAGGCACTGGCATCCCCAAGTGCTTCAGAACACAAGCGACTCCGTGCTGCGCATGCATAAGTGCACACTCGTATATGCACAGTACGAAGGGGTATTTGACCAGTTGGTTGAATACGTGTGCTGGAAgtgacagcactggagcaaggggTCAGGGAGGGCTCTATAGAAATGAAATCCTTACCTATACATAGGTatgtatttgacttttttttcactttagttttACTTTAAATGGTTACACTATGTAGGGGTATTACCTCAGCAGCTGCATACTGCATTATGTGTCAACTGAAACTGGGAATGTTGTGTAAGAGACTGAATATGTGGCATGAGGGCATAGGTATGTTTGAGGTGACGGAGGGAGGTTGTTGGTGGAATCTACTCTTGTCACTGTAGCGGTCTGGTCCACAGAGGTAGATACTTTTTGTTCATTAGAGTCTCAAAATGTTGCTTATCTTATATTACTGTCattgtttattttctttattacGTTCTGGCTAGTACATGCGTAATGCTGTTAAGTATTGGTTACTATTGGCACTTATCAGTTTTCCAATACATGTGTTTTACTTGGACGTACTGGCATAAGTACACAAGTCATGTTGTTTTTTGTAGCAATATCTGAAAGTGAAGGGgcatcacttttttttattgttgctgCCCTGCCTAGTTGTTGCGGTGCATTGATTGTTTTAAGTAGTTCAATTAAAACAATTGtgtaattattaaaaataaaataacgtGACCCACCTTGAGTGTCTACCCAGATGCTGTCTGTGTCCAGCACAGAGTCATCAATGGTTGTTTCATCTCTATAATCATCTTGTGTTTCTGTCCCGTATTCCGTCTCCTCTCTTTCTGGGGAAGCAGGCCTACAAGGTTGCCCTTCCTTAGGTTCTTCTTGGGATTCTTCTTCTAttacttcctcctcctcttcttcttcttcttcttcttcttcctcttcttctaaaGTTTTCTCTCCCATTTCAGGGGGCTGGGTTGCTTCAAAGCGCACACTGTGAGCTACAGGTTCACCTTCgtccacagctgtctgcactaccTTAATAAAGTCATCATCCACTGTGACTACAGACTCAATAATCCCTGTAATTTCTTCTGTAACTGGTTCTTTATCAAAATGTTCTTGCTCAGTTTGCTCAGGCAGTTCTTCTGTCAACTCTTTACTAGTTGGTACGATCAACTCTACCTCATGTATCTCTTTATCAGATTCTTCACCAATAGGTTGTGTTACCATTTTTTGCTCAATTTCTTCTGTCTTTATGGTGGTCTCAGTGGTTTGTGGTAGCTGAGGTTCAGCCACTTGTTCTGTCTCAACTTCCTCTGGCTCTTGCCTTGTCTCCTGTGTAAGGGAAACAGATGCGCCTGATGGTTCTGATTTGACCTGCACATTGATATCCTCCTGAATATCTGGTTTCTGGATATCTACAGTTGAGACACTCTGGGTCCCTTCTTGTGAACGCTCTTGAACTTGTTCTGGTTCCCCACTAGATTCATAAGATTCTTCTTTGTCAACTGCTTCTTGATGTACTAAGTCAGGTTTTGCACCTTTCTCCTTCATATCAATTTCCGAAAGTTTGCCACTATCCTTCCCAGTGATTTCATCTTGAGCATCAGAATCTACGTTcactatatcagaatcagaatctttacccACGGCTTGAGTCCCTGTATCTGTTTCATTTTCTGCCTCTTTCAGTACTGTTGATTCAGGTTTTGCAGTTTTAGTATCTTCTTGAAAACCAAGTGTTTCTTCCATGGACAACTTTACCTCTTCCAATGTTTCTGATACAACTTGATCAGGAACAGCTTCATGGCCTGTGCTACTTTCCTCAGGCTTCAAGTCTTTTACGGATATCTTATCATCAAAGACGCCACTTGGCTCCTCACTAATTTGCTTATCTTTCTTGACTAAGGTATCTTTTTCATCTTTAAAGCCTGTTTGCATACTTTCTACAGAGGCTTCTTTTAACTCAGCCTGTTCCTCTCCTTTTTCTATGACAGTGTCAAGTTTTACCTCCCCAAACTTTTTCTCCTGCTCTGAATCCCACCCCATTGTCAAAGTGTCACTGCTGGCTTCTTGTAATTCCTTTCCAAGTTTCTCAGCTGCAGCCAATTTCACTTCAACAAGACATGGATCTACTCCATGGCTTTCATAAAGGGTAGACATTCCCCCACCCATATTTTCACTATCCTGTATGGGGGATGGAAGAGGGACAGTATACTTATTGAAAACACAATAGCCTAGTTCTTCCTGCTCACTATCAGTCTTTACAAGAAAGCTGCTTCCTTCACTTACAGGAACATGTTGCATTACACCTCCTTCATCAATAATTATTTCAGATGCTCCAGACTTTCTCCGAGTAACATCTATGTCTGCATTACCTGAATCTAGTCTGGATCGAGGCTGAGTTAAATCTAGCATTTCTGGCAAGTCTGGAGCCATAATGGTACCATTTTTGTAGTACTCTTTAGTTGGATACTGAGACTCACATAATGGCTCTAGGGCAAACCTTTCCTTCCCTGTATCTATTTCTATTTCCTGTTTGTCcctgtcctcttcctcctcctcttcctgttcctgttcagctTCTTCTGGAAAAGAAGGGGCTTTTTCAATAGCAGGAGTTGTGGCTGGTAAGTCAGACTCATCACCCTCATCTAGGCTTCCACTTGTATTAGAAAGAATATCTGTTGCTAGAGGAGAAAGGTCATGAGCACGAGCATAGCTGAAACCTAAAGCTATGGAGTCAAGGCAAGACATTGGAAGATTTATAGACATGCTTCTTTGTTCGATAGCTGATCTTCCACCAAGTCCTAAACTACGGCTTAGAGTTAGATCATCTTTATTTTTACTAAGAAACTCTGATTTGTCAGCATAGATATTAGGATCAATTGTAAAAAGACGATCCCCATGAGATACATTTGCATGGACCTTTCCTGATGTAAGTGTACTGTAACCTACATGTGGAGCTCCACTATCTTTAGCTTCCACAACTGGTAATAAGTCCTCCTCatcttcctcatcatcctctccTTTGGCTATATGTGGAATGGAAGAAGCTTCATAAGGGGGTTCTTTGACATCAGtaagctcataataatcactgctTTGTTGAACACTGCTGTCTGAAGCTTCTTCCTTCAAGGCAGAGGTTTCAAAATATGTGGACATGCCAGACTTATCTTCTTCTAGTTTAATTTTGTGATCCGTTACATCTTCCTTTGATTCTGGTAAATGTCTTTCTTTAGGTGATTCGGGCATAATTTCTTTGTCATCATGAATCTCAAATGTGTCTTTGCTTATAACTAGTGCCTCTTGCTTTTCTTGaatttgtttttcattttcaCTTGCTCTGTCAGTAATAGTTTCAGCCTGCTTTGGCAGAACGTTGGTTTCATCTGATTTTGGTAAAGCAGATGCCATTGAACTAGAAATGTCCTCCTTTATCTGTGTACTTGTTAAGCTAATAGGTCCTGCCTCTGAGTGAAAAATCTCACTGTCACATCTATCACTGGCACTATCTTTGGCACTACCTGACACATCTATGTTGGATCCACTTGTAATATCTTTCTCAAATGAATCTCTAACAGACAATGACATATGTGAAGAAAGTTCATCCTTGACAGATAGTCCTTTGTCCTGTAGAAGAGAACTTTCACTAGCATGGAAAGCAGAAGGGAGGCTTTCCGTCAGGCTGCTTGTTGGAGATGTTGAAAGACTGTCTTTACCTACACTTTCAGCTTTCATAAAGTCTTGTTGTTCCGCTTCAGGAGATGTTGGAGTGCACGGCTCTATAGAAAATGAGTAGCCATGTGGAATCTCAAACTCTGTgtcagcagcagacatctgtagTACTGAAGGCAATTTATCATCTTGCTTCACTGAAGTCTTCACATCTTTCTCAAGAGTGTGTGATGACAGGGTTTCTTGCTTTGGTACTGCCTCAGTCATGCTCTTAGCTGATGAAATATCTTCAATAGTGTCTACAGCTTCCGTGGAGAGAGGAATAGATTCGGAGTGTCCTTGTGCCCCCATCTTCGAGGCTGCAAGCAAATCTACAGTAGTTTGACATTTATTCACAACAATCAGCTGGTAATAATTCAAAAGAGACACCTTTGTAAACGGATGCAAAGCAATATACGTGTAAAGCAAATAGGACTGCAGCTCATAACAGCAGGGACTGGCATAGAAAGCATGAATTTATCACACTGTAAC
It includes:
- the MAP2 gene encoding microtubule-associated protein 2 isoform X4, encoding MGAQGHSESIPLSTEAVDTIEDISSAKSMTEAVPKQETLSSHTLEKDVKTSVKQDDKLPSVLQMSAADTEFEIPHGYSFSIEPCTPTSPEAEQQDFMKAESVGKDSLSTSPTSSLTESLPSAFHASESSLLQDKGLSVKDELSSHMSLSVRDSFEKDITSGSNIDVSGSAKDSASDRCDSEIFHSEAGPISLTSTQIKEDISSSMASALPKSDETNVLPKQAETITDRASENEKQIQEKQEALVISKDTFEIHDDKEIMPESPKERHLPESKEDVTDHKIKLEEDKSGMSTYFETSALKEEASDSSVQQSSDYYELTDVKEPPYEASSIPHIAKGEDDEEDEEDLLPVVEAKDSGAPHVGYSTLTSGKVHANVSHGDRLFTIDPNIYADKSEFLSKNKDDLTLSRSLGLGGRSAIEQRSMSINLPMSCLDSIALGFSYARAHDLSPLATDILSNTSGSLDEGDESDLPATTPAIEKAPSFPEEAEQEQEEEEEEDRDKQEIEIDTGKERFALEPLCESQYPTKEYYKNGTIMAPDLPEMLDLTQPRSRLDSGNADIDVTRRKSGASEIIIDEGGVMQHVPVSEGSSFLVKTDSEQEELGYCVFNKYTVPLPSPIQDSENMGGGMSTLYESHGVDPCLVEVKLAAAEKLGKELQEASSDTLTMGWDSEQEKKFGEVKLDTVIEKGEEQAELKEASVESMQTGFKDEKDTLVKKDKQISEEPSGVFDDKISVKDLKPEESSTGHEAVPDQVVSETLEEVKLSMEETLGFQEDTKTAKPESTVLKEAENETDTGTQAVGKDSDSDIVNVDSDAQDEITGKDSGKLSEIDMKEKGAKPDLVHQEAVDKEESYESSGEPEQVQERSQEGTQSVSTVDIQKPDIQEDINVQVKSEPSGASVSLTQETRQEPEEVETEQVAEPQLPQTTETTIKTEEIEQKMVTQPIGEESDKEIHEVELIVPTSKELTEELPEQTEQEHFDKEPVTEEITGIIESVVTVDDDFIKVVQTAVDEGEPVAHSVRFEATQPPEMGEKTLEEEEEEEEEEEEEEEVIEEESQEEPKEGQPCRPASPEREETEYGTETQDDYRDETTIDDSVLDTDSIWVDTQDDERSIMTEAIEPIPKEEKVEREVQKVPIERHRKDKMHKTGRGRMSTPERKVPKKELSVTSRDEIRRKKAVLKKAEIGKKTDVQSHSPSRKVILKPAVKQSRAAHQPCVRRKPAGGDSQQSAHRQTKDRISDGVNKSPEKRSSLPRPSSIHPTRKIIPLVDKEENSFSTSTSVSSSVRRTTRSEPIWSRTGKSGTSTPTTPGSTAITPGTPPSYASRTPGTPGTPSYSRTPRTPRTPGTPKSAMYVPTEKKIAILRTPPKSPATLKQLRLMNQPLPDLKNIRSKIGSTDNIKYQPKGGQIQIVSKKIDLSHITSKCGSLRNIRHRPGGGHVKIESVKLDFKEKAQAKIGSLDNAHHIPGGGNIKIDSQKLHFRESAKARVDHGAEIITQSPGRSSVASPRRLSNVSSSGSINLLESPQLATLAEDVTAALAKQGL
- the MAP2 gene encoding microtubule-associated protein 2 isoform X3 yields the protein MTDNRQDEPKPSHWATGQLTEASPLPHTTDMKEQGEGIVHSSNGIPFRESGYGERALQDSHPTSKENGINGEMPSADSETAEEVSARIVQVVTADAVAVLKGEQEKEVQLKGPPGDLPLAVEDTTNLPPSPPPSPASEQMGTVEEEERVKGPVTEKEDETAQGGESGPSESPVSGLDQIQSDTGSDDAQHQEESVECEITDDKIITKSEAESSAVILPSLPEEDLLAASKMGAQGHSESIPLSTEAVDTIEDISSAKSMTEAVPKQETLSSHTLEKDVKTSVKQDDKLPSVLQMSAADTEFEIPHGYSFSIEPCTPTSPEAEQQDFMKAESVGKDSLSTSPTSSLTESLPSAFHASESSLLQDKGLSVKDELSSHMSLSVRDSFEKDITSGSNIDVSGSAKDSASDRCDSEIFHSEAGPISLTSTQIKEDISSSMASALPKSDETNVLPKQAETITDRASENEKQIQEKQEALVISKDTFEIHDDKEIMPESPKERHLPESKEDVTDHKIKLEEDKSGMSTYFETSALKEEASDSSVQQSSDYYELTDVKEPPYEASSIPHIAKGEDDEEDEEDLLPVVEAKDSGAPHVGYSTLTSGKVHANVSHGDRLFTIDPNIYADKSEFLSKNKDDLTLSRSLGLGGRSAIEQRSMSINLPMSCLDSIALGFSYARAHDLSPLATDILSNTSGSLDEGDESDLPATTPAIEKAPSFPEEAEQEQEEEEEEDRDKQEIEIDTGKERFALEPLCESQYPTKEYYKNGTIMAPDLPEMLDLTQPRSRLDSGNADIDVTRRKSGASEIIIDEGGVMQHVPVSEGSSFLVKTDSEQEELGYCVFNKYTVPLPSPIQDSENMGGGMSTLYESHGVDPCLVEVKLAAAEKLGKELQEASSDTLTMGWDSEQEKKFGEVKLDTVIEKGEEQAELKEASVESMQTGFKDEKDTLVKKDKQISEEPSGVFDDKISVKDLKPEESSTGHEAVPDQVVSETLEEVKLSMEETLGFQEDTKTAKPESTVLKEAENETDTGTQAVGKDSDSDIVNVDSDAQDEITGKDSGKLSEIDMKEKGAKPDLVHQEAVDKEESYESSGEPEQVQERSQEGTQSVSTVDIQKPDIQEDINVQVKSEPSGASVSLTQETRQEPEEVETEQVAEPQLPQTTETTIKTEEIEQKMVTQPIGEESDKEIHEVELIVPTSKELTEELPEQTEQEHFDKEPVTEEITGIIESVVTVDDDFIKVVQTAVDEGEPVAHSVRFEATQPPEMGEKTLEEEEEEEEEEEEEEEVIEEESQEEPKEGQPCRPASPEREETEYGTETQDDYRDETTIDDSVLDTDSIWVDTQDDERSIMTEAIEPIPKEEKVEREVQKVPIERHRKDKMHKTGRGRMSTPERKVPKKELSVTSRDEIRRKKAVLKKAEIGKKTDVQSHSPSRKVILKPAVKQSRAAHQPCVRRKPAGGDSQQSAHRQTKDRISDGVNKSPEKRSSLPRPSSIHPTRKIIPLVDKEENSFSTSTSVSSSVRRTTRSEPIWSRTGKSGTSTPTTPGSTAITPGTPPSYASRTPGTPGTPSYSRTPRTPRTPGTPKSAMYVPTEKKIAILRTPPKSPATLKQLRLMNQPLPDLKNIRSKIGSTDNIKYQPKGGQVKILSEKIDYSAVQSRCGSKDNITHNAGGGEIQIVSKKIDLSHITSKCGSLRNIRHRPGGGHVKIESVKLDFKEKAQAKIGSLDNAHHIPGGGNIKIDSQKLHFRESAKARVDHGAEIITQSPGRSSVASPRRLSNVSSSGSINLLESPQLATLAEDVTAALAKQGL